A stretch of DNA from Clostridia bacterium:
GACTGAAATATTCATCCATGGGGCTCTTTGCGTAAGTTATTCAGGTCAATGTCTTATGAGCAGCCTTATCGGAGGCAGGAGCGGAAACCGAGGAAGATGTGCTCAGCCCTGCAGGAAGAAATATTCCTTCTACAACTTTAAAACAGGTAAAGTAGAATCTGAGAACCAAGACAAACACATTATGAGTACCAGGGACCTCAATACTTACAATAGGCTTGAAGAACTGGTGGAATCAGGGGTGACATCTCTTAAGATAGAAGGAAGAATGAAAAAAGCTGAATATGTAGCAATAGTAGTAAAGCATTACAGAACAGCTTTGGACAGCATTCTAAAAAAAGGCGGAGGCAAAGCTAAGGAAGCAGAATATGAGCTCACAAGTGCATTTAACAGGGAGTTTACTGAAGGATATCTATTCGGTAAACGAAATAGTGATATTGTAAGTATAGAGAGGCCTGACAATAGAGGCGTGAGATTGGGGAAGGTACTTAAACAGAAGGGTGATATAGCTTCTATTTACATTGAAGAAGGTTTTTTGAATGATGGTGATGGAATCGAGATAGTACCACAAGAGGGCAGAAGCACGGGAACAATAATAAGCGGCATCAGGGTTAATGGGGAAAATGTTAAAAGTGCCTTTACGGGCGATACTGCAGAAATATTCATTAGAGACAGGGTTGAAGCCGGTTCCCAGGTAAGCAAGAACCTGGACAGTGCGCTAAATAAGAAGGCAAGAGAAGAGTATGCACCGGAAAACACAAGAAAAATTACATTAGATTGCAGGATTGTTATGAAAGCCGGACAGTTTCCTGTGATAATGGCAGCAGATAAGGTTGGAAATTCAGTAAGTTATACCGATGAGGAAAAGATAGAGCCAGCCCAGAAATCCGCCACTTCAACTGAAAAAGTGATGGAGCAGCTTGGAAAAACAGGTGATACGCCTTATTTGATAAAGGTTACAGAGGCTGAGATAGAAAACAATTGCTATATACCTGCAAGACAAATAAACCGCATGCGCAGAGAGGTACTGAGGCTGCTATCCCAGAAACGATCACAAAAGCATGACCGTCCAATACTTCAATTGGATGCCGCGGCCTTAGTAGATAGTATGATATCTGATAATGAAGTTAGCAAGGATACTTCAGTGGAATTTATAGCGGGGGTCAGGAATCAGGCTGCTGCTATTAGTGCTGTGATGAATGGGGGCGCAGACACTGTATATCTTTTAAGTGATGCTTACGAGGGAGATATCACTGCTGATTCCATTAAGCTTGCTGAGCTATGTAAGAGCATGGGGAAAAGCTTGTTTTACGTGCT
This window harbors:
- a CDS encoding DUF3656 domain-containing protein, coding for MNKIELLAPAGNFEALAAAVESGADAVYLGGNKFSARAYADNFDGETLAKAVSYAHIRGVKVFVTINILLSDRELVEALDYVNYLYQIGIDAIIVQDLALLKLAASAFPDLNIHCSTQMTVHNAEGVKYYSDLGAKRIVLARELPLEEVTHIAESTGVETEIFIHGALCVSYSGQCLMSSLIGGRSGNRGRCAQPCRKKYSFYNFKTGKVESENQDKHIMSTRDLNTYNRLEELVESGVTSLKIEGRMKKAEYVAIVVKHYRTALDSILKKGGGKAKEAEYELTSAFNREFTEGYLFGKRNSDIVSIERPDNRGVRLGKVLKQKGDIASIYIEEGFLNDGDGIEIVPQEGRSTGTIISGIRVNGENVKSAFTGDTAEIFIRDRVEAGSQVSKNLDSALNKKAREEYAPENTRKITLDCRIVMKAGQFPVIMAADKVGNSVSYTDEEKIEPAQKSATSTEKVMEQLGKTGDTPYLIKVTEAEIENNCYIPARQINRMRREVLRLLSQKRSQKHDRPILQLDAAALVDSMISDNEVSKDTSVEFIAGVRNQAAAISAVMNGGADTVYLLSDAYEGDITADSIKLAELCKSMGKSLFYVLPNVARERELKQIQSRLVKITKKIGHENFGLVISASGQFELARQLGIDRVRVNYSFNVFNSVSASHLYRDGAEAVGLSPELNLPQIRTISSACKFPLEAVVYGYMPVMTTEYCPVSIQQGGSCSDAGGCINSDYGIIDEKGKIFRIIKLGSCRTQLLNSNALLLAEELGDVLGSGLTKLRADFYFESPDEISNIMKLFRNYKNIDENDRLIIEKIKDKGFTKGHFYRGVD